A genome region from Glycine max cultivar Williams 82 chromosome 5, Glycine_max_v4.0, whole genome shotgun sequence includes the following:
- the LOC100785475 gene encoding formin-like protein 20 isoform X3: protein MALFRRFFYRKPPDRLLEISERVYVFDCCFSKDVLEEDEYRVYMGGIVAQLQDHFPDASFMVFNFREGERRSQISDIFSQYDMTVMEYPRQYEGCPLLPLEMIHHFLRSSESWLSLEGQQNVLLMHCERGGWPVLAFMLAGLLLYRKQYSGDQKTLEMVYKQAPRELLHFLSPLDPQPSHLRYLQYISWRHLGSEWPPSETPLYLDCLILRVLPLFDDGKGCRPVVRVYGQDPSIPANRSSKLLFSSSISIKHVHHYLQAECMLVKIDIRCRVQGDVVLECIHLNEDFVHEEMMFRVMFHTAFVRSNILMLNRDEIDILWEAKDLFPKDFKAEVLFLDADAVIPDLTTVTVSEDANETESAETESASPEEFYEVEEIFSNVIDAQEGKTEFDSQVFHENAVDVETHKEVWRQESDPHTFEDCTPDDRIPKQVDKMDSGINAVKDISIDDVHYKFDGSMDSDPHAVKDIAVDDGEIKSTSTTFISDTMKPPLETKEVNMDVHQELAVMQNEYDEDKEATEKELDSKAGHQMPDLSEQKSGKLLSSTAKKQPPSNSKPVGDSIAAKPKIKQQDTHGFQAKQAKPNVVTRWIPSNKGSYTNSMHVYYPPSRNNSAPAALTNFSSSKEKMEDAKTRSLSAPVVSAVVSLDKTNDLKSRKVATSKSSAYIAAEMDEKCPPLSLLPIKETSFQSDTQAQEQSSEQGLQPPPPPPLPSQSRIPSHVFESLSLKDDVSAQDSPSQLLSPSSLGGKGSTMVPPPPSSLTSFTRQPATFHPSPPPPPQPPPPPPPPPPFFGLNKGSLVPSPSPPDHSPFVVGTAVALSQPPPPPPPMPPPRYEVSSIPPLTPLASPLPKHGIPSIPPPPPPPPPPPPPLPTMFPTASIHRAPPPPPPLPPFASHKASPPPPPPPPPLPPLANSHIYSAPPPVPPPPPPPPFGKASLLPSPPTPPPPPPLPSSSGAPPPPPPPPLSRVPLPPPPPLRPSSGAPPPPPLPPSSGAPPPPPPMYGTLLAPPPPIRGAPPPPPPPPMHGAPPPMYGAPPPPPPPSGRGPPPPPPPPGGRGPPPPPPPPGGRGPPPPPPPMYGAPPPPPPPGGRGPPPPPTPGGRGPPPPPPPGVPGAPRPPGGGPPPPPPLGAKGANVGADPRGRGRGYARPAGAGAMAPKRSSLKPLHWSKVTRALQGSLWEELQRHGEPQIAPEFDVSELEKLFSANVPKPTDSGKSGGRRKSVGAKTDKITLVDLRRANNTEIMLTKVKMPLPDMMAAVLALDESVLDVDQVENLIKFCPTKEEMDLLKGYTGDKELLGKCEQFFLELMKVPRVESKLRVFAFKIQFNSQVMEFKKSLNTVNSACEEVRNSVKLKDIMKKILYLGNTLNQGTARGSAVGFKLDSLLKLTDTRASNSKMTLMHYLCKVLADKSPGLLDFHLDLVSLESSTKIQLKSLAEEMQAIIKGLEKVKQEFAASANDGPVSEVFHKLPQPC, encoded by the exons ATGGCGCTGTTCAGAAGGTTCTTCTACCGGAAGCCGCCGGATCGGCTTCTGGAGATTTCCGAGAGAGTTTATG TTTTCGATTGCTGCTTCTCCAAGGATGTCTTGGAAGAAGATGAATACAGAGTGTATATGGGGGGGATTGTGGCTCAGCTACAGGATCACTTTCCAGATGCTTCTTTCATGGTATTCAACTTCCGAGAAGGGGAGAGACGCAGCCAAATCTCAGACATATTTTCTCAGTATGACATGACAGTTATGGAGTACCCTCGGCAATATGAGGGTTGCCCCCTTCTGCCTTTAGAGATGATCCATCACTTCCTTCGATCAAGTGAAAGCTGGTTGTCTTTGGAGGGGCAGCAGAATGTGCTTTTGATGCACTGTGAAAGGGGTGGTTGGCCCGTGCTGGCATTTATGCTAGCAGGTCTTCTGTTATACCGGAAACAGTACAGTGGGGATCAGAAGACTCTTGAGATGGTCTacaagcaagctccaagagaaCTACTACACTTTTTATCTCCTTTGGATCCACAGCCTTCTCATTTAAGATATCTTCAGTATATTTCCTGGAGACATTTGGGTTCTGAGTGGCCACCATCGGAAACACCCTTATATTTGGATTGTCTGATTCTTAGAGTCCTTCCATTATTTGATGATGGAAAAGGTTGCAGGCCTGTTGTACGTGTTTATGGTCAGGACCCTTCAATTCCTGCCAATAGAAGTTCAAAGCTACTTTTTTCATCTTCAATATCCATAAAGCATGTTCACCACTACCTACAG GCAGAGTGTATGCTCGTGAAAATTGACATCCGTTGTCGTGTTCAAGGGGATGTGGTTCTTGAGTGCATACATTTAAATGAAGATTTTGTTCATGAGGAGATGATGTTTAGAGTTATGTTTCATACTGCATTTGTGCGGTCAAATATTTTGATGCTGAACCGTGATGAAATTGATATTTTGTGGGAGGCAAAGGACCTATTTCCCAAGGACTTCAAAGCAGAG GTGCTTTTTTTGGACGCTGATGCTGTTATACCTGATCTAACCACAGTCACGGTGAGTGAAGATGCAAATGAGACTGAGAGTGCCGAGACAGAAAGTGCTTCACCTGAGGAATTCTATGAAGTAGAAGAGATTTTCAGCAATGTAATTGATGCACAGGAAGGTAAGACAGAATTTGATTCACAAGTTTTTCATGAAAATGCAGTGGATGTTGAAACTCATAAAGAGGTCTGGAGGCAAGAGTCGGATCCTCATACTTTTGAGGATTGTACACCCGATGACAGGATTCCTAAGCAGGTTGACAAGATGGATTCTGGTATTAATGCAGTGAAAGATATCTCCATTGATGATGTGCACTATAAATTTGATGGGAGCATGGATTCAGATCCTCATGCAGTGAAGGACATTGCtgtggatgatggagaaattaaGTCAACTTCCACTACATTTATTTCTGATACGATGAAACCTCCTCTGGAAACAAAGGAAGTCAACATGGATGTGCACCAAGAATTAGCAGTTATGCAAAATGAATATGATGAAGATAAGGAGGCAACAGAAAAGGAATTAGACTCCAAGGCAGGCCACCAGATGCCTGATTTGTCTGAACAAAAATCTGGTAAACTACTTTCATCTACTGCCAAGAAACAACCTCCATCTAACTCGAAGCCAGTTGGAGATTCAATTGCAGCAAAGCCAAAGATTAAACAGCAAGATACCCATGGTTTTCAGGCAAAACAAGCTAAGccaaatgtagtaactaggtgGATTCCTTCTAACAAGGGTTCTTATACAAATTCAATGCATGTCTATTATCCACCATCAAGGAATAATAGTGCACCAGCTGCGCTGACAAATTTCTCCTCCTCAAAGGAGAAAATGGAAGATGCCAAAACAAGATCTTTATCTGCTCCTGTTGTCTCTGCAGTCGTTTCTCTTGACAAGACAAATGACCTGAAAAGTCGGAAGGTTGCCACTTCAAAATCTTCTGCCTATATAGCAGCAGAAATGGATGAAAAATGTCCACCATTATCATTGCTGCCAATTAAAGAGACATCTTTTCAGTCAGATACTCAAGCCCAAGAACAGAGCTCAGAGCAAGGGCTACAGCCTCCCCCACCACCTCCCCTTCCATCTCAAAGTAGAATCCCTTCACATGTTTTTGAATCCTTATCATTAAAGGATGATGTATCAGCTCAAGATTCTCCATCTCAACTGTTATCACCATCTTCTTTGGGTGGAAAGGGGTCCACCATGGTGCCACCACCACCTTCAAGTTTAACGTCATTTACGAGACAACCTGCAACTTTTCATCCTTCCCCTCCACCCCCACCCCAACCCCCACCCCCGCCCCCACCTCCACCCCCATTTTTTGGGCTAAATAAAGGGAGCTTAGTTCCTTCCCCATCCCCTCCTGATCATAGTCCTTTTGTAGTGGGTACTGCAGTGGCACTTTCACagcctcctccaccaccacctccaatGCCGCCTCCAAGGTATGAAGTTTCATCCATTCCTCCTCTAACACCATTAGCATCACCTCTTCCAAAGCATGGAATTCCATCaattcctcctcctcctcctcctcctcctcctcctcctcctcctctgccTACCATGTTTCCTACAGCTTCAATACATAGAGCTCCACCCCCTCCTCCCCCACTACCTCCATTTGCATCACATAAAGCTTCACCTCCACCTCCCCCTCCGCCTCCCCCTCTACCACCCTTAgctaattcacatatatattCAGCTCCACCACCTGTACCTCCACCGCCACCTCCCCCTCCTTTTGGTAAAGCTTCACTACTTCCATCTCCACCCACACCTCCACCCCCACCACCTCTTCCTTCGTCAAGTGGAGCCCCACCCCCACCTCCACCTCCTCCATTGTCTAGAGTCCCCCTCCCCCCACCGCCACCTCTTCGTCCATCTAGTGGAGCCCCACCCCCACCACCCCTTCCTCCTTCGAGTGGAGCCCCACCTCCACCTCCTCCAATGTATGGAACCCTACTTGCCCCACCTCCTCCAATTCGTggagcaccaccaccaccaccgcctcctCCAATGCATGGAGCACCACCTCCAATGTATGGAGCaccacctccaccaccacctcctagTGGGCGAGGACcgcctcctccaccaccacctcctggTGGGCGAGGAccacctcctccaccaccacctcctggTGGGCGAGGACCACCTCCTCCGCCTCCTCCAATGTATGGAGCACCACCTCCACCGCCACCTCCTGGTGGTCGAGGACCACCTCCTCCACCTACTCCCGGTGGTCGAGGtcctcctcctccacctccCCCTGGTGTTCCTGGGGCTCCTAGACCTCCTGGGGGTGGACCTCCACCACCTCCGCCCTTAGGTGCAAAAGGTGCAAATGTTGGAGCTGATCCAAGAGGGAGGGGACGTGGGTATGCACGCCCTGCAGGAGCTGGTGCAATGGCACCCAAACGGTCCTCCTTAAAGCCTTTGCATTGGAGCAAGGTTACAAGGGCACTACAAGGAAGTTTATGGGAAGAATTACAAAGACATGGAGAACCGCAAAT TGCACCAGAGTTTGATGTTTCAGAGCTAGAGAAGCTTTTCTCTGCAAATGTTCCAAAACCTACTGATTCTGGCAAATCTGGAGGGCGGCGCAAGTCTGTTGGAGCTAAAACTGATAAAATCACCTTG GTTGATCTAAGGAGGGCTAATAATACTGAAATTATGCTCACCAAGGTTAAGATGCCACTTCCTGATATGATG GCTGCAGTACTAGCTTTGGATGAGTCGGTATTGGATGTTGATCAAGTGGAAAATCTCATTAAGTTTTGTCCTACCAAAGAGGAGATGGATCTTTTGAAG GGATACACTGGTGACAAGGAGCTTTTGGGGAAGTGTGAACAG TTTTTTTTGGAGTTGATGAAGGTGCCAAGAGTGGAGTCAAAATTAAGAGTATTTGCATTCAAGATTCAGTTTAATTCTCAG GTTATGGAATTTAAGAAGAGTTTAAACACTGTGAACTCTGCCTGTGAAGAG GTCCGGAATTCTGTTAAACTGAAGGACATAATGAAGAAAATTCTTTATTTGGGTAATACATTGAATCAAGGAACAGCAAGGG GATCTGCTGTTGGATTCAAGTTGGATAGTCTTTTAAAGCTCACTGACACTCGTGCTTCTAACAGTAAAATGACACTGATGCATTATCTTTGCAAG GTCCTGGCTGATAAGTCGCCCGGGCTCCTTGATTTCCACCTAGACCTTGTAAGCCTGGAATCTTCCACTAAG ATACAATTGAAGTCATTAGCAGAAGAGATGCAGGCAATCATCAAGGGATTAGAAAAGGTTAAACAAGAATTTGCTGCATCTGCAAATGATGGACCTGTCTCTGAAGTTTTCCATAAG TTACCACAACCCTGCTAA